The genomic segment CAAATCTACCGGTGGTAAAGCACCCAGGAAGCAACTGGCTACAAAAGCCGCTCGCAAGAGTGCGCCCTCTACTGGAGGGGTGAAGAAACCTCATCGTTACAGGCCTGGTACTGTGGCACTCCGTGAAATTAGACGTTATCAGAAGTCCACTGAACTTCTGATTCGCAAACTTCCCTTCCAGCGTCTGGTGCGAGAAATTGCTCAGGACTTTAAAACAGATC from the Callithrix jacchus isolate 240 chromosome 1, calJac240_pri, whole genome shotgun sequence genome contains:
- the LOC100385283 gene encoding histone H3.3A — encoded protein: MARTKQTARKSTGGKAPRKQLATKAARKSAPSTGGVKKPHRYRPGTVALREIRRYQKSTELLIRKLPFQRLVREIAQDFKTDLRFHSAAIGALQEASEAYLVGLFEDTNLCAIHAKRVTIMPKDIQLARRIRGERA